In Ictidomys tridecemlineatus isolate mIctTri1 chromosome 16, mIctTri1.hap1, whole genome shotgun sequence, a single genomic region encodes these proteins:
- the LOC144371470 gene encoding uncharacterized protein LOC144371470 produces the protein MISVTFEDVAVNFTKEEWAFLDASQKILYRDVMLEVLRNLASIGNKWEDKTTEDQIENCGSNLRHIASHSGHKYYKREEYEEKPCAFKQYRKSLVSLKSVDTQMLLQTGDRPYESTVCGKVISCSNDIQRHEETHTGGQPYECQQCGEASSSLPGFQRHMIIHSGDKPFQCEVCGKGFHFSSLFRRYERTHSGEKFYECKQDGRIFISQTSLQKHSVTHRGNAHFKCKVCGKDFAYPRLLRIHQKTHTGEKPYECKQCGKAFARSCDLHIHERTHTGEKPYKCKQCGKAFARSGDLHIHERTHTGEKPYECKQCGKAFARSGDLHIHERTHSGEKPYVCTQCGKAFATSRQLHKHGRTHTGEKPYECK, from the exons atctcagtgacctttgaggatgtggctgtgaacttcactAAGGAAGAGTGGGCTTTTTTGGATGCTTCCCAGAAGATcctttacagagatgtgatgctggaagtcctcagaaacctggcttctatag GAAACAAGTGGGAAGACAAGACCACTGAAGATCAGATtgaaaactgtggaagcaacctaag GCACATCGCATCTCACTCTGGACACAAATACTATAAGCGTGAAGAATATGAAGAGAAGCCATGTGCATTTAAACAATATaggaaatctctggtttctctcaaAAGTGTTGACACACAAATGTTGTTACAAACTGGAGATAGACCATATGAAAGTACAGTATGTGGGAAAGTCATCAGTTGTTCCAATGACATTCAAAGACATGAAGAAACTCATACTGGGGGGcaaccctatgaatgtcaacaatgtggtgaagcctcttcttctctcccaggTTTTCAAAGACACATGATAATACACAGTGGAGATAAACCTTTTCAAtgtgaggtatgtgggaaaggctttcatttctcctctttatttagaagatatgaaagaactcattctggagagaaattttatgaatgtaaACAAGATGGTCGAATCTTTATTTCACAGACAAGTCTTCAAAAGCACAGTGTCACACACAGAGggaatgcacattttaaatgtaaggtatgtgggaaagactttgcttatcccagattacttagaatacatcagaaaacacatactggagagaagccctatgaatgtaagcagtgtggcaaagcctttgctagatcttgtgaccttcacatacatgaaagaactcacactggagagaagccctataaatgtaagcagtgtggcaaagcctttgctagatctggtgaccttcacatacatgaaagaactcacactggagagaagccctatgaatgtaagcagtgtggcaaagcctttgctagatctggtgaccttcacatacatgaaagaactcatagtggagagaagccctatgtatgtacgcagtgtggcaaagcctttgctacatcccgtcagcttcataaacatggaagaacacatactggagagaagccttatgaatgcaAATAA